From the genome of Faecalibacterium prausnitzii:
TTTTCCACATTGCTTTCCAGCATTTCGGGGGTGGCGGTGCCGATCTTGATGTGGCCGGTGGTGCAGACGGCGTTCTCGTCGCCCACCACCATGGTGCCGCCCAGCGTTTCGAGGATGTTCCGGAAGCTGGTCTGGCTCTTGGCCAGAACGCCGGTGTCGAAGACGTCCATGTTGGCGGTCGCGATGTCCTTGACCGTGATGATGCCCTCCAGATCGTTTTCTGCGCTGGTGATGGGCAGGGTGTCGATCTTCTGGTCGCGCATGATCTCCCACGCACGGCGCAGGCTGGTGGCACCGGGGATGCCGGGCATCTCGCGGTAATCCACATCCCGGATCTTCGGGTTGACGTCGGTGCACATGCGGGGCGGGGTCACGCCGAACTTTTTCAGGACGAACTCGGTCTCCTGGTTCATCCGGCCCGCGCGGCGCGCCTCACAGACAAGGTCGCTGGTCTTGTTTTTCAACTCCGCATACGCAATGGCGGAGCAGATGGAGTCGGTGTCCGGGTTGCGGTGCCCGATGACCACGACTTTATGGGCTGCCTTTGGCATAATCTTTCCTCTCTCTATGGAATCGTTCATTCATTTACCTTCTTCTGTGCTGCACACAGAAGTCCGGTTTCATTCTATCACATCCCACCGCAGGGGTAAAGGGAACCGACGGCACTTTGTTTCTTAAAATTTTGCGAGAATCTTGGATACAACATCTTGATTTTCCTGCGATTCCGCGTTATGCTTAGTTCCATGACATCCCAGAGCAAGAGGAGGAACTATGACAACCACAACAACCAAGCCGCTGTTTACCCGCAAACAGCTCATCGCCCTGCTGCTGCCGCTGATCGCCGAGCAGGCGCTCAGCGTGACCATCGGTCTGGCCGATACCCTGATGGTCTCCTCGGTCGGCGAAGCGGCCGTGTCGGGCGTCAGCCTGGTGGACTCATTCAATGTCCTGATGATCCAGCTGCTCAGCGCGCTTGCCACCGGCGGTGCCGTCGTCGCCAGCCAGTACATCGGCCACCGGGAACCGAAGAACGCCAAGGCCGCCGCCGCCCAGATCCTGTTCATCATGATCTCGCTCAGCACCGTGGTCGCCGCCGTGGTAGCGGTGGGGCGGCACGGCATCCTGCGGGGCATCTTCGGCTCCATTGACGCCGACGTCATGCGCTACGCCGAGACGTATTTCCTGCTCTCGGCGCTGAGCTATCCCTTCATCGGTGTGTACAACGCCGGTGCTGCGCTCTTCCGCGCACAGGGCAACAGCAAGATCAGCATGCTGTCCAGTCTGGTGATGAACGTGGTGAACATCGGCGGCAACGCCGTGCTCATCTTCTACTTTAAAATGGGCGTCATGGGTGCCGCGCTGGCCAGCCTTGTCTCCCGGATGATCGCCTGCTTTGCGGTCATCTACCTGCTGGAAAAGCCCGGCTGCCTGCTCCGCATCGAGCACCTGACCGACCTGAAGCCCGACCTGCCCCTCATCCGCCGCATCCTGCGGGTGGGCATCCCGGCCGGCATCGAGAACGGCATGTTCCAGATCGGCAAACTGTCGGTCTCCAGCCTGACGTCCACCCTCGGCACCTCGGCCATTGCGGCCAACGCCGTGGCGGGCAACATCACCACCATCCTGAATGTTCCGGCCATCGCGGTCGGCATGGCGGTGCTCACCGTCATCGGCCAGTGCCTGGGTGCAGGCGAAAAAGAGCAGGCCAAACACTACGCCCGCCGCTTCCTGCTGGTGGCCTACGCCGGTGCCTGGATCATGAACCTGTCGGCCTGCTTCTTCCTGAACCGCATCACCCTGTCCTGGTTCAACCTCTCCCCGGAGTCCAACGCCATGGCGCTGCAGGTGATGGTCTGGTTCAACATCATCTCGTTGTTCATCTGGCCGTCCAGCTTCACCCTGCCCAACATCCTCCGCGCCGCCGGCGACGCCACCTTCACGATGACAGTCAGCGTCTTCTCCATGTGGGTGTTCCGGGTGGGCTTCTGCTACCTGATGGTCCTGGGCCTGCACCAGGGCAATCTGCTCAGCATCTGGGGCGGCATGTTCCTAGACTGGCTGTTCCGCTCCCTCTTCTTTGCCATCCGCTTCTTCAAGGGGAGCTGGCTGGAAAAGAAAGTCATCTGAGCCTGTGCTTCCGGATTGCTTTCCGGCCCGAAAACGTGTAGAATAGAAAGCAGGAAACGATCGGATGAAAAGGAGGCGCTCTGATGAAACATTCTCTGACCGCACTTTTGCTCACGCTGGCACTGTTCTGCTGCCTGCTGACCGGCTGCGGCCCGACGCCCGATGTTCCGGGCGGCAGCGAAGGCAGCAACGGCTCTTCTTCGGGCAGCACCAACTCCGGCACCGAACCCGATGATTCAAACGGCGGCGGAGTCTCCGCCCCGAAATTGCAGCCGTCCATTATGATGGAATCGTTCAGTGCCTATCACGATGCAGCCGGTGAGGACGTTGCGCGCTGTGTTTTCCGGGCGACCAACCCCAATACGGCATACAGCGTTTCCCGTGCACGTGTCGACCTCACCCTGAAGGATGCTGCCGGAAATGTGCAGGAGACCACGTATTTCATGCTTCAGACCATCGCACCGGGCGATACGGTCCGCTTTGCCTATACCTACAAATGCAAGAAGGGCGTTCCGGCCAGTGCGGCACACACACAGCCCAGCACGACCGCTTCCAGCTTCCAGCCTTCTGCGGAGGCTGTCCGTTCTTCCGACCTTCATGCTGTCGTAACGGGCCATTCCACGACTTCCGGGCTGAATTATACGGTCATTTCCGGCACGGTGCGCAATCTGAGCAAATACACCTGCAACCGCACCCGTGTATCGGTCATTCTGAAAAAGAACGGCAAAGTCGTTTCCTCTGACTTTGTCCTGCTTACGACTCCCATTCCATCCGGAAAGGAAAGCTCTTTCTTCATTTCCCACGCCAGCGATATCGGGTTCGACCCCGCTGAGACCGAAGTCGTTGCCATCCCCTGGTAATATCTGTTTTCCCAGCCAGCCGCGCAAGCGGCTGGTTTTTTTGTACCCTTTTGCAGGAAGATCCGATTCTGGATCGTATTCCTTTCAGAGAGGGCGGTTCCGGAGCCGTTCTCTCTCCCTGAAATTCCCATGTCGCACAAATTTTTCACAGATATTTTAGAGAAGTTGTCCTGTTTAGGGCTTGTTTTTGCGCGATGACCGGCGTATAATGATACGCTGCTAAGAACTTTAAGAAGGCTCTGCCTTCCAACTCCAAGCAAAGGAAGTGTGTTCCATGCGAAACTGGTTTTCCCGCCATCCCATCTGGTTCATGGCGTTCTATCTTGTGTTTTATCTCTCGGTGTTCCACTGGCTCGAAGTCAACATCACCGTGCCGGAAGTCTGGGTCCACTGCCATCTGGATGACCTCATCCCCTTCTGCAAGTATGCCGTCATCCCCTATCTGGCGTGGTTCATCTGGATCCCGTTCACCCTGTTCTATCTGCTGTGGAAGGCCCCGCGCGCGGACTTCTGGCGGCTCTGCCTGCCGCTCTTTGCGGGCATGACCATCGCGCTGGCGGTCTATGTCATCCTCCCCAACGGGCTGGACCTCCGCCCCTACCGCGTCTACGGTTCGGACATCTTCGCCCGGATCGTCCGTCAGCTCTACTCCACCGACACTGCCACCAATGTCTGCCCGTCCATCCATGTCTTCAACTCGGTCACTTTGATGATGGCCTACTACCGCAGCCGCATCTTTGAGGAGCCCCGCCGCCGCTGGATGCGCCCGGCGTCTGCGGTGCTGTGCCTGTCCATCATCGCCTCCACCGTGCTGCTCAAACAGCACAGCTGCATTGATGTGGTCATGGGCATCCTGCTGGCCATGGCAGTGGACAGCGCCGCCTCCTCGCTGGAGCGGAGCGAGTACCGCATTTTGCAGAATCCCTGAGCTTCATACAGCAAAAAAAGCACCTGCGGCGCAGGTGCTTTTTTGCTGCTTAAAACAATCCTTCCGGCAGGCAGATGTCGTGCCGGGGGACTTTTTCCCATGAAAAGTCTGCCACGAGGCTCTCCGGTGTGCGGGGGGCAGGTTCTTCCTGCAAGCCGTAGGCGTAGGCCAGTTTTCCCACGATCTCTTCGGCGGTGTATTTTGCCCGGAGGTTCTCCAGGCTCTGGTCGCCGTCCCGCTTGGACAGCCGCCGCCCATCCGGGGCCAGCAGCAGCGGGCAGTGGGCAAACTGCGGGGCCGTCAGGCCCAGCAGACGGTACAGATAGAGCTGCCGCGCCGTGGAGGAGAGCAGGTCTGCCCCGCGCACGACTTCGGTGACGCCCATCCGGGCATCGTCCACGACGACGGCCAGCTGGTAGGCGAAGACGCCGTCCGCCCGGCGAAGGTAGAAGTCGCCGCAGTCCCGCAGCAGGTTCTCGCTGTGGAGGCCCATGCAGCCATCCCGGAAGGTGATGACCTCATCGGGCACTCTGAGCCGGTAGGCCGGTGCCTTGACCCGGCGCTTTTCCGCGATCTGGGCAGGCGTCAGGTCCCGGCAGGTGCCGGGATAGATGACATTGCCGTCCGAGGTGTGGGGCGCACTGGCCGCATGGAGCTGTGCGCGGGAGCAGAAGCAGGGGTAGACCAGCCCCTGCGCTTCGAGCATCTGATACGCGCGGGTGTAGATCTCTGCGCATTCGCTCTGGTAATAGGGGCCGTGGGGGCCGCCCCGGCTCCCGCCCTCGTCCCAGACGAGGCCCAGCCAGGCCAGGTCTTCTTCCAGCAGGTCTGCGTATTTCCGGGGGCAGCGCTCTGCGTCCAGATCCTCGATGCGGAGGACGATGCGCCCGCCCGCATGTCTGGCGCTCAGCCAGGCCAGCAGGCTGCACGCAAGGTTGCCCAGATGCAGCCGCCCGCTGGGGCTGGGGGCAAACCGCCCGACGACCGGGCTCACAGGCCCAGCTTCCACTCGCCATCCTTCGGCTGAGAGATGGGGGTGTTATAGAATTCGGCCACGGCCTTGGCCATGTACTCGGCGTCGATGCAGCTGGCGGTCTCCATGGAAGAGTGCATCGCCAGCTGGGCCAGACCGATGTCCACCATCGGGATCAGGATCTGGTGGCCCAGCAGGTTGCCCAGCGTGGAGCCGCCGGGAACATCGGCGCGGTTGGACGCGAACTGCACCGGCACACCGGCCTTCTGGCAGATGGCGCTGAAGGCCGCACCGGTCAGGCCGCTGGTGGTGTAGGTCTGGCGGGCGTTGGATTTCAGCAGGACGCCGCCGCCCAGCGTGGCCGGATGGGCCGGGTCGCTCTTTTCGGGGTGGTTGGGATGGGTGGCGTGGCCGTTGTCGGCGCTCAGCAGCAGGCTGTTGGTGCAGGCGCGGATGCTCTGCTCACGGGTGACGCCCAGCTTTTCTTCGATGCGGGCCAGCACATCGCCCATGAGGGTGCCCTGTGCACCCTGACGGCTGGAAGAACCGACCTCTTCGTTGTCGAACATGACCCAGATGTCGCCGCGGCCTTCCTCTTCGCCGCGGCCCTGCAAAAAGCCCCACAGAGTGGTGTAGGCACACTCCAGGTCGTCGATGCGGCCGGACATGAAATACTCGCCCTTCAGGCCCACGCGCACGGCCTGCTCACAGGTGCAGAGCATGAGGTCGCTGTCGAGGATGTCTTCGGCCTGGACGCCGGCCTCCTCGGCCAGCACCTGCCGCAGGGTGGTGCCCGCCGCACCGAAGATGGGCTGCAGATCGACCTGCGGGTTGTAGTTCTTCCCCTTGTTGACCTCGTGGTCAAAGTGGATGCAGAGGTTCGGGATGCAGGCCAGCGCACGGTCCGGATGGACGAGAATGCTCTTCACGCCGTTCTCCGTCCGGACAAGGATGCGGCCCGCCACGCTCAGGGGACGGTCCAGCCAGGTGGGCATGATCATGCCGCCGTAGCCCTCGGTCTCGGCGCGGGCAAACACGGCATCCTTGCCGCCGTCCAGCTCCTTGATCTTCCAGGCGGGGGAATCGCTGTGGCTGGCCGTGACATGCCAGCCGGTCAGCTCCCCTTTGGGCATCCGCCAGGCCAGCACCGCCGAACCGTTGCGGGTGGTGTAGTATTTTCCGCCGGGCACCAGCTCCCAGGCTGCGCTTTCGGGGCGCTCCTCATAGCCGTTGGCCTCCAGAATGGCCGCTGCGGCGGCGGCAGAGTGAAAGGCGCTGACGCCTTTGTTCAAAAAATCAAACAGACCCTCTAGTTCAAACTTCTGCATCTTGGGTTCTCCTTCTGTTTATTTTGTTCTCAACCTCTCAGCCGAGCCTTCGGCCCGCCAGCCATTCCCCTTCTGGCGTTTACACGCCACCTCCCCCGGCCGGGGGAGTCTTTCCTAATAGGGGAGCCTCTGGCGTATCCAGCAAGTTTCATCCGACTGCCAATGCCTCCCCTATCAGGGGAGGTGGCATCGCGCAGCGATGACGGAGAGGTTCGTTCCAATTATATCCCTTGCATTTCCAAAAAGCAACTCAGACCGCCGCACACTGTTCCAGCTCCTGCTCCACGGCCCGGCGCACCTGTGCTGCCTGCAAGCCGCAGACCAGCTGCAAATAGGGGCCGTCCTGCACCAGCCCTTTATGGGGCATGGCCAGCAGCGCCGCCGTATCCAGCCGGTCGGGATCTTTCACGGTGATGCGCAGCCGGGTGAAGCAGTTGTCCACCGTGCAGATGTTCCCCGGCCCGCCCAGCGCCGCCAGGAGCCGCCGGATGCCTTCCGGGTCGATCTGCCGCGCGGCTGTTTCCCTCTCCGGTGCCCGGCCGGGCGTGGGCAGGTCGAACACACGGATGATGGCCGAAAAGACCACCGCATAGGTCAGGATCTCCAGAACGCCCAGCAGGTAGAGCAGCGGGACGCGATGCGTCTGCTGCGGGGCGGCGCTCAGGTTGAACACCAACGAACCCAGCAGGTTGGAGGTGAACGCCCGGACCTGCAGCGCATTCAGCAGGACCATAAAGCCGCCTGCAAGGGCCGCATGGAGCACCCACAGCACGGGCGAGACGAAGCAGAACAGGAAATCGACCGGTTCGGTGATGGACGCCAGCGACGCCGTGACCGCCAGCGGCAGGATGGCCGCAACCGTGCGCTTCCGGCGCTCCTTTTTGGCAGTGAGGATGAACGCCGCCGCGATGCCCAGATAGCCGAACGTTTTGGTGAATCCGGTGTACATCCAGACGACGTCATCGGTCAGGGGCAGGCCGTAGGAGTATTCCGCCATCGTGACCGTATAGGCTCCCGTGTAGGTCACCGAACCCACCGTCATGGAACCGCCCAGCGCCGAGAACTGGAACGGCATATAGATGAGATGGTGCAGGCCGGTGGGGATGAGCAGCCGTTCGAGGAAGCCATACAGAAAAACGCCCGCATGGCCCGAAGCTGCGATCCAGCCCGTCATGGCGCGGATGCCCTCCTGCAGGGGCGGCCAGACAAAGCAGACCGCCATCCCGAACGCCGCCGCAAAAGCCGCGATGCACAGGAACGACCACCGCAGACCCGAATACACCTGCGTGACAAGCCCGGTGAACTGCGTTTCGCAGGTGCGGTCAAAGATCTTCGCAGCGGCAAAGCCCAGCAGGATGCCGCCCGTCACACCGGTGTCCATGACCTGGATGCCCAGGATGCTCGTCTGACCCGTGGCGGCAAGGCCGGTCAGGCCGTCGGCCTCGGCCAGGCGGCCCAGGATCTCCAGCGTCGTGTGGTTGGCCGTCAGGAAGACGAGATAGGCCATGAGGGCCAGCAGTGCGGCCTCCTGCTTTTCGGTGCGGGTGCGCGCAGCGGCGATGCCCACGCAGAGGAAGATGCTGAGGTTGTTGATGATCGCCATCATGCTGTTGTACAGCAGCCCGCCCGCAAGGCGGATCGGTGTCCAGTTCAGCACCGGGAGCAGCTGGCGCAGCGGGCTGCTGGTGAGCAGTGCCCCCACCACCAGCAGCAGGCCCGCCGCCGTCAGATAAGACAGCGGGTCCAGAAGCGCCTGCGAGACTCCTTCGAGCTTTTGCAGGAATTTCTGCACTTGTTTGTCCTCCTTTCCGGCATGGCGCACCGGCCAGCCCATTTTATTTTACGAATGAATTATACGAGACAGCGCAAAAATTGTCAATCCTGCCCGAAGGCAAAAATTACTGTCAAAGTTTGTACACTTTGCACAGGACGGGTTGAAATTCGTCCTGTGCACGACAATTGACAACCGCGCAGCGGAACAGTATACTAGAGCTGTACCCAGAGCTCCCCCGGCTTTGACCGGGAACCGATAAAAGGAGGAACACGCTATGATCCGCAACCGTATCCTTTCCCTGCTGGTGTGTGCAGCCCTGCTCGCCTGCCTGCTGGCCGGATGCAGCACTTCGTCCGAAACCGACGGCGGCGAGGCCGCTTCGTCGTCCAGCTCCGCTGCGTCCAGCGAGAGCATTCCCTCTTCCACGGCACAGGCCAACACCGGCAAGCTGACCCCGAATCTGGATGAGAGCGACAATTCCATCTTCTCCCCCGCCTCCACAGAGGACGCCTTTGCGCCCTGCCTGGGCTGGGGCCCTGGCGTTTCGGGCTGCTCGCTGAAGTCGGTCATCGCGGCGGATTCCCTGCTGAGCTGGGCCGAGAACGGCAATCTGGCCATGCAGACCACCGATGTCATCGAAGACGCCTATACCGAGTGGTACGACAGCCTCTCCACCGATGAGCAGGACAGCTTTGCAGACGCCTGGCCCCTCATCAAGGAGGACGCCAACGCCCTGCTGACCGACACGTCCAGCATGACCGGCCGCATCGAGGATGCCGGTCTGAACGCCAAAGAGCTGCCCGACTGCTCGGAAGAGAACTGGCAGGCCCTGCAGGACGTCATCGACGCCCTCGTCCCGGCATCCAGCGAATATTAAGTCCAGCAAACAGAACGAGCCACGGCGAAACGCCGTGGCTCGTTTGCGTTATCTCAGACCTTTTTCAGGGTGTACCGGCGGGTGCCCATGCCGATCTTTTCGGCCTGTTCCAGCGTTGCCTTCCACTCGATGTTCGGGTTGGAATCCTTGAAGTGGTCGTGGTGGCAGTTCCAGCCCGGCTTTGCAAGGTTCTGGCCCAGCTGGCTGTTGGGCAGCGGCGCAGCGGCAAGGCAGGCATCCACGCAGGCCTGGTCCAGCGCCACCGGGTCAAACGAGGCGAACATGCCGATATCCGGCAGGATGGGCGCATCGTTCTCGCCGTGGCAGTCGCAGTTGGGGCTGATGTCCTGCACAAGGCTGATGTGGAAGGTCGGGCGGTCATAGCAGAC
Proteins encoded in this window:
- a CDS encoding phosphatase PAP2 family protein, with translation MRNWFSRHPIWFMAFYLVFYLSVFHWLEVNITVPEVWVHCHLDDLIPFCKYAVIPYLAWFIWIPFTLFYLLWKAPRADFWRLCLPLFAGMTIALAVYVILPNGLDLRPYRVYGSDIFARIVRQLYSTDTATNVCPSIHVFNSVTLMMAYYRSRIFEEPRRRWMRPASAVLCLSIIASTVLLKQHSCIDVVMGILLAMAVDSAASSLERSEYRILQNP
- a CDS encoding M18 family aminopeptidase; translation: MQKFELEGLFDFLNKGVSAFHSAAAAAAILEANGYEERPESAAWELVPGGKYYTTRNGSAVLAWRMPKGELTGWHVTASHSDSPAWKIKELDGGKDAVFARAETEGYGGMIMPTWLDRPLSVAGRILVRTENGVKSILVHPDRALACIPNLCIHFDHEVNKGKNYNPQVDLQPIFGAAGTTLRQVLAEEAGVQAEDILDSDLMLCTCEQAVRVGLKGEYFMSGRIDDLECAYTTLWGFLQGRGEEEGRGDIWVMFDNEEVGSSSRQGAQGTLMGDVLARIEEKLGVTREQSIRACTNSLLLSADNGHATHPNHPEKSDPAHPATLGGGVLLKSNARQTYTTSGLTGAAFSAICQKAGVPVQFASNRADVPGGSTLGNLLGHQILIPMVDIGLAQLAMHSSMETASCIDAEYMAKAVAEFYNTPISQPKDGEWKLGL
- the gluQRS gene encoding tRNA glutamyl-Q(34) synthetase GluQRS, whose product is MSPVVGRFAPSPSGRLHLGNLACSLLAWLSARHAGGRIVLRIEDLDAERCPRKYADLLEEDLAWLGLVWDEGGSRGGPHGPYYQSECAEIYTRAYQMLEAQGLVYPCFCSRAQLHAASAPHTSDGNVIYPGTCRDLTPAQIAEKRRVKAPAYRLRVPDEVITFRDGCMGLHSENLLRDCGDFYLRRADGVFAYQLAVVVDDARMGVTEVVRGADLLSSTARQLYLYRLLGLTAPQFAHCPLLLAPDGRRLSKRDGDQSLENLRAKYTAEEIVGKLAYAYGLQEEPAPRTPESLVADFSWEKVPRHDICLPEGLF
- a CDS encoding MATE family efflux transporter; translated protein: MTTTTTKPLFTRKQLIALLLPLIAEQALSVTIGLADTLMVSSVGEAAVSGVSLVDSFNVLMIQLLSALATGGAVVASQYIGHREPKNAKAAAAQILFIMISLSTVVAAVVAVGRHGILRGIFGSIDADVMRYAETYFLLSALSYPFIGVYNAGAALFRAQGNSKISMLSSLVMNVVNIGGNAVLIFYFKMGVMGAALASLVSRMIACFAVIYLLEKPGCLLRIEHLTDLKPDLPLIRRILRVGIPAGIENGMFQIGKLSVSSLTSTLGTSAIAANAVAGNITTILNVPAIAVGMAVLTVIGQCLGAGEKEQAKHYARRFLLVAYAGAWIMNLSACFFLNRITLSWFNLSPESNAMALQVMVWFNIISLFIWPSSFTLPNILRAAGDATFTMTVSVFSMWVFRVGFCYLMVLGLHQGNLLSIWGGMFLDWLFRSLFFAIRFFKGSWLEKKVI
- a CDS encoding PTS transporter subunit EIIC — encoded protein: MQKFLQKLEGVSQALLDPLSYLTAAGLLLVVGALLTSSPLRQLLPVLNWTPIRLAGGLLYNSMMAIINNLSIFLCVGIAAARTRTEKQEAALLALMAYLVFLTANHTTLEILGRLAEADGLTGLAATGQTSILGIQVMDTGVTGGILLGFAAAKIFDRTCETQFTGLVTQVYSGLRWSFLCIAAFAAAFGMAVCFVWPPLQEGIRAMTGWIAASGHAGVFLYGFLERLLIPTGLHHLIYMPFQFSALGGSMTVGSVTYTGAYTVTMAEYSYGLPLTDDVVWMYTGFTKTFGYLGIAAAFILTAKKERRKRTVAAILPLAVTASLASITEPVDFLFCFVSPVLWVLHAALAGGFMVLLNALQVRAFTSNLLGSLVFNLSAAPQQTHRVPLLYLLGVLEILTYAVVFSAIIRVFDLPTPGRAPERETAARQIDPEGIRRLLAALGGPGNICTVDNCFTRLRITVKDPDRLDTAALLAMPHKGLVQDGPYLQLVCGLQAAQVRRAVEQELEQCAAV